One genomic segment of Erythrolamprus reginae isolate rEryReg1 chromosome 2, rEryReg1.hap1, whole genome shotgun sequence includes these proteins:
- the LOC139159821 gene encoding zinc finger protein 397-like, with protein sequence MQMEASESSADLNPALDMDGARVTPSVAPMGSGQQHLRWRGLPYIKQEPEESCLSSLHWEAQWQEFLGNMQSPCSGWGPRPLPPAAAWGDNKVPLAYPALAAASSQLSSKGMFSQLVPPGFVGAMHLPEQERRQVKEEEVEAPDPEPPCQRFRQFLYQEAEGPREVCGRLRDLCHLWLKPERHSKEQILEMVILDQFLGVLPQPMECWVRECHPHTCAQAVALAEDFLVRHPEEGKQEQKSPGMFHVVTVNFPDSDQASSERPLSRAIKQEVTEEALSQDDGPVGEIHKANEWNNPLGMEPRSSSSTERQDGAGRFGETGEPRKSSQSPPENGPRGTDVNTPGAKQSLCSNCGGNFNPVSGLLSPYKCSVCDKSFGEVAKLIAHERLHTGDWPYKCSFCGKSFNRNSDVSRHERIHTGEKPYKCTTCDKCFSQRSKLIVHERFHTGVKPHTCSYCGRSFHQRSDLVKHVRIHTGEKPYKCSDCGGSFHRSSDLVKHKWIHTGERPYKCSTCEKSFRQRSALLYHERTHTGEKPYICSACGKGFSCKAHLVLHKRTHTGEKPYKCNYCGKSFTTSSYFVKHQRMHLGQQPLPVV encoded by the exons ATGCAAATGGAGGCCTCCGAATCGTCCGCAGACCTGAATCCAGCGTTAGACATGGACGGGGCAAGAGTAACGCCCAGTGTGGCCCCGATGGGCTCCGGCCAGCAGCATCTGAGGTGGAGGGGTCTTCCATACATTAAGCAGGAGCCGGAAGAGAGTTGTCTGTCGTCTCTGCACTGGGAAGCCCAATGGCAGGAGTTCCTGGGCAACATGCAGTCCCCTTGCTCAGGATGGGGGCCCAGGCCTCTGCCACCAGCTGCCGCATGGGGGGACAACAAGGTACCCCTGGCTTATCCGGCGTTGGCGGCCGCCAGCAGCCAGCTTTCCTCGAAAGGGATGTTTTCGCAACTGGTGCCACCAGGTTTTGTGGGAGCGATGCACCTCCCTGAGCAAGAAAGGCGGCaagtgaaggaggaggaagtggaggccCCCGACCCGGAGCCCCCCTGCCAGCGCTTCCGGCAGTTCCTCTACCAAGAAGCGGAGGGTCCCAGAGAGGTTTGCGGTCGTCTCCGGGACCTCTGCCACCTGTGGTTGAAGCCCGAGAGGCACTCCAAGGAGCAGATCCTGGAGATGGTGATCTTGGATCAGTTCCTGGGTGTCCTGCCCCAGCCGATGGAGTGTTGGGTCCGGGAATGCCACCCGCACACGTGTGCCCAGGCCGTGGCCCTAGCGGAGGACTTCCTGGTGAGGCACCCGGAGGAAGGGAAGCAAGAACAGAAG AGCCCTGGGATGTTTCATGTGGTGACTGTGAATTTTCCTGACTCGGATCAAGCGTCATCTGAACGGCCCCTCAGCAGGGCGATCAAACAGGAGGTGACTGAGGAGGCCCTTTCTCAAG ATGATGGGCCGGTGGGTGAAATCCACAAAGCCAACGAGTGGAACAACCCCCTGGGAATGGAGCCCCGTAGCTCATCATCCACGGAAAGGCAGGACGGGGCAGGCAGATTCGGAGAGACAGGGGAACCCCGGAAGAGTTCTCAAAGCCCACCAGAGAACGGCCCCAGAGGAACGGACGTAAACACACCCGGAGCCAAACAGTCCTTATGTTCAAACTGTGGGGGGAATTTTAACCCTGTCTCCGGTCTGCTCAGCCCCTACAAATGTTCCGTGTGCGACAAGAGCTTCGGCGAGGTGGCCAAACTCATCGCTCACGAGCGGCTGCACACCGGAGACTGGCCCTACAAGTGCTCCTTCTGCGGGAAGAGCTTCAACCGCAACTCCGACGTCTCTCGGCACGAGcggatccacacgggggagaagccctACAAGTGCACCACTTGCGACAAGTGCTTCAGCCAGCGGTCCAAGCTGATCGTGCACGAGCGGTTCCACACGGGGGTCAAGCCCCACACCTGCTCCTACTGCGGGAGGAGCTTCCACCAGAGGTCGGACCTGGTGAAGCACGTgcggatccacacaggggagaagccctaCAAGTGCTCGGATTGCGGAGGGAGCTTCCACCGGAGTTCggacctggtgaaacacaagtgGATCCACACCGGGGAGAGGCCGTACAAATGTTCCACCTGCGAGAAGAGCTTCCGGCAACGCTCGGCCCTCCTGTACCACGAGAGGacccacacgggggagaagccgtACATCTGCTCGGCCTGCGGGAAAGGCTTCAGCTGCAAAGCCCACCTGGTGCTCCACAAAAGGacccacacgggggagaaacccTACAAGTGCAACtactgtgggaaaagcttcacTACCAGTTCGTACTTTGTGAAGCACCAGAGAATGCATTTAGGGCAGCAGCCTCTGCCGGTTGTGTGA